The Populus alba chromosome 6, ASM523922v2, whole genome shotgun sequence genome contains a region encoding:
- the LOC118048030 gene encoding EG45-like domain containing protein, with the protein MSRRSCSLIQCLLPLPLLFNLLMMSSLLQTSQGDVGTAAQYSPPYLPTACYNDSASQFPSNNMFAAAGDGIWDNGAACGRQYLVRCISAAVADSCIADQVIQVKIVDYALELTNNAPSASGTTIVLSETAFGAIANNSAAPTSINLEFQQV; encoded by the exons atgtcgagGCGCTCCTGTTCTCTAATTCAATGTCTGCTCCCACTGCCACTTCTCTTCAACTTGTTAATGATGTCAAGCCTTTTACAAACTTCTCAAGGTGATGTTGGCACAGCTGCCCAGTACAGCCCTCCATATTTAC CCACGGCTTGTTACAATGACAGCGCGTCGCAGTTTCCGTCGAATAATATGTTTGCGGCGGCCGGGGATGGAATCTGGGACAACGGGGCTGCTTGTGGGAGGCAATACTTGGTCAGGTGTATCAGTGCTGCGGTCGCTGATTCTTGCATAGCTGATCAGGTCATTCAAGTGAAGATAGTCGACTATGCTCTAGAATTGACCAATAATGCACCCTCAGCTAGTGGCACCACCATTGTTCTATCGGAGACAGCTTTTGGGGCTATTGCAAATAATTCTGCAGCCCCTACTTCCATTAATTTGGAATTCCAACa GGTATGA
- the LOC118048031 gene encoding boron transporter 4 isoform X1, whose translation MKNLFNSPFKGIVEDFKNRKACYNQDWSNALCSGPRILAPTTYIFFASALPVIAFGEQLSKETEGSLSTVDTLASTAICGIIHSLFGGQPLLILGVAEPTVIMYSYLYSFAKGNNAIGKELYLAWVGWVCVWTALLLFLLAIFNACTIINRFTRVAGELFGMLIAVLFIQQAVKGILGEFRIPEHEDPNLEKYNFQWLYTNGLLGVIFTFGLLYTALKSRGARSWQYGTGWFRTLIADYGVPLMVLVWAALSFGVPGKLPSGVPRRLESPLPWDTASLEHWTVIKDMAKVPPAYLFAAFIPAVMVAGLYFFDHSVASQMAQQKNFNLRKPSAYHYDILVLGVLTLFCGLIGLPPSNGVLPQSPMHTKSLAVLSKQLIRKKMVKGAKECMKQNASNSEIYGEMQAVFIEINRTPLPSAANELKDLKDTAMKDDDGGIAYGNFDPEKHIDAHLPVQVNEQRFSNLLQSLLVGASLLAMPIIKKIPTSVLWGYFAYMAIDSLPGNQFWERILLLFVTPSRCHKILEAPHASFVENVPFRHISMFTLFQLAYLLICFGVTWIPVAGILFPLPFFLLISIRQHILPKLFHPFYLHELDAAEYEEIEGAPRRSGAVSFKERNGSVDGIDLSLCDSEILDELSTRRGELKLISKSFGDDKIFQVHPGEDSEGGL comes from the exons ATGAAGAACTTGTTCAATTCCCCATTCAAAGGCATCGTTGAAGActtcaaaaatagaaaagcatGCTACAACCAAGATTGGAGCAATGCATTGTGTTCCGGTCCCAG GATATTGGCTCCAACAACTTATATATTCTTTGCTTCTGCTCTTCCTGTTATCGCTTTTGGCGAGCAACTTAGCAAAGAAACAG AGGGAAGCTTGAGCACCGTTGACACGCTGGCTTCTACTGCTATATGTGGTATCATACACTCGTTGTTTGGTGGCCAGCCTTTGTTGATCTTAGGAGTTGCAGAGCCCACTGTAATAATGTATAGTTATTTATACAGTTTCGCAAAAGGAAACAATGCGATTGGGAAAGAGCTGTACTTGGCTTGGGTTGGATG GGTGTGTGTCTGGACAGCTCTCCTGCTCTTTCTTCTCGCGATATTCAATGCTTGCACAATTATCAATAGATTTACAAGGGTTGCCGGGGAACTTTTTGGCATGTTGATTGCAGTTCTTTTCATTCAACAAGCTGTGAAG GGTATATTAGGAGAATTCAGAATCCCTGAACATGAAGAcccaaatttagaaaaatataattttcagtgGTTGTATACAAATGGGCTGCTAGGTGTTATATTCACCTTTGGCTTACTATATACTGCTTTAAAAAGCCGAGGGGCAAGATCATGGCAGTACGGCACTG GATGGTTTCGGACTCTCATTGCGGACTATGGAGTTCCTTTAATGGTATTAGTATGGGCAGCATTGTCATTTGGTGTACCGGGGAAACTTCCTTCTGGTGTTCCTAGGAGACTTGAAAGCCCTCTTCCTTGGGACACTGCATCCTTGGAGCATTGGACTGTAATCAAG GATATGGCTAAGGTCCCACCAGCATACCTATTTGCTGCCTTCATACCCGCTGTTATGGTCGCtggtctttattttttcgaTCATAGTGTCGCTTCACAAATGGCACAACAGAAGAACTTCAATCTCAGGAAACCATCTGCTTACCATTATGACATTTTAGTCCTCGGGGTTTTG ACTCTGTTCTGTGGATTGATTGGACTCCCTCCATCCAATGGAGTACTCCCACAATCTCCTATGCACACGAAAAGTCTGGCTGTGCTCAGTAAACAG TTGATAAGAAAGAAGATGGTAAAAGGTGCCAAGGAATGCATGAAGCAAAATGCCAGCAACTCAGAAATCTATGGCGAGATGCAGGCTGTGTTTATAGAAATCAACAGAACTCCACTG CCTTCAGCAGCTAATGAGTTGAAGGACTTGAAGGATACGGCTATGAAAGATGATGATGGAGGCATTGCATATGGTAACTTCGATCCTGAAAAACATATTGATGCTCACTTGCCGGTTCAAGTTAATGAGCAAAGGTTTAGCAACCTTTTGCAATCACTTCTCGTGGGAGCATCATTGCTTGCCATGCCCATAATAAAGAAGATACCAACATCAGTGCTATGGGGATATTTTGCTTACATGGCCATTGACAGCCTCCCTGGGAACCAATTCTGGGAAAGAATCTTGCTGCTTTTCGTTACCCCTAGTCGATGTCATAA GATATTGGAAGCTCCCCATGCTTCATTTGTAGAGAATGTGCCCTTTAGGCATATTTCAATGTTTACGCTTTTCCAATTAGCATACCTTCTGATTTGTTTTGGAGTGACATGGATACCGGTTGCTGGGATATTGTTCCCCTTGCCATTCTTCCTACTTATAAGCATACGTCAGCATATCCTTCCTAAGCTGTTCCACCCATTTTACCTTCATGAGCTGGATGCGGCTGAGTATGAGGAAATCGAGGGAGCTCCAAGACGCAGTGGTGCAGTCTCATTCAAG GAACGAAATGGTTCGGTTGATGGTATAGATTTAAGTTTATGTGATTCTGAGATACTGGACGAGCTGAGCACCAGGAGAGGAGAGTTGAAGCTTATATCGAAAAGCTTCGGTGATGATAAGATTTTTCAG GTGCATCCTGGCGAGGATTCGGAAGGCGGTCTTTGA
- the LOC118048031 gene encoding boron transporter 4 isoform X2, whose protein sequence is MYSYLYSFAKGNNAIGKELYLAWVGWVCVWTALLLFLLAIFNACTIINRFTRVAGELFGMLIAVLFIQQAVKGILGEFRIPEHEDPNLEKYNFQWLYTNGLLGVIFTFGLLYTALKSRGARSWQYGTGWFRTLIADYGVPLMVLVWAALSFGVPGKLPSGVPRRLESPLPWDTASLEHWTVIKDMAKVPPAYLFAAFIPAVMVAGLYFFDHSVASQMAQQKNFNLRKPSAYHYDILVLGVLTLFCGLIGLPPSNGVLPQSPMHTKSLAVLSKQLIRKKMVKGAKECMKQNASNSEIYGEMQAVFIEINRTPLPSAANELKDLKDTAMKDDDGGIAYGNFDPEKHIDAHLPVQVNEQRFSNLLQSLLVGASLLAMPIIKKIPTSVLWGYFAYMAIDSLPGNQFWERILLLFVTPSRCHKILEAPHASFVENVPFRHISMFTLFQLAYLLICFGVTWIPVAGILFPLPFFLLISIRQHILPKLFHPFYLHELDAAEYEEIEGAPRRSGAVSFKERNGSVDGIDLSLCDSEILDELSTRRGELKLISKSFGDDKIFQVHPGEDSEGGL, encoded by the exons ATGTATAGTTATTTATACAGTTTCGCAAAAGGAAACAATGCGATTGGGAAAGAGCTGTACTTGGCTTGGGTTGGATG GGTGTGTGTCTGGACAGCTCTCCTGCTCTTTCTTCTCGCGATATTCAATGCTTGCACAATTATCAATAGATTTACAAGGGTTGCCGGGGAACTTTTTGGCATGTTGATTGCAGTTCTTTTCATTCAACAAGCTGTGAAG GGTATATTAGGAGAATTCAGAATCCCTGAACATGAAGAcccaaatttagaaaaatataattttcagtgGTTGTATACAAATGGGCTGCTAGGTGTTATATTCACCTTTGGCTTACTATATACTGCTTTAAAAAGCCGAGGGGCAAGATCATGGCAGTACGGCACTG GATGGTTTCGGACTCTCATTGCGGACTATGGAGTTCCTTTAATGGTATTAGTATGGGCAGCATTGTCATTTGGTGTACCGGGGAAACTTCCTTCTGGTGTTCCTAGGAGACTTGAAAGCCCTCTTCCTTGGGACACTGCATCCTTGGAGCATTGGACTGTAATCAAG GATATGGCTAAGGTCCCACCAGCATACCTATTTGCTGCCTTCATACCCGCTGTTATGGTCGCtggtctttattttttcgaTCATAGTGTCGCTTCACAAATGGCACAACAGAAGAACTTCAATCTCAGGAAACCATCTGCTTACCATTATGACATTTTAGTCCTCGGGGTTTTG ACTCTGTTCTGTGGATTGATTGGACTCCCTCCATCCAATGGAGTACTCCCACAATCTCCTATGCACACGAAAAGTCTGGCTGTGCTCAGTAAACAG TTGATAAGAAAGAAGATGGTAAAAGGTGCCAAGGAATGCATGAAGCAAAATGCCAGCAACTCAGAAATCTATGGCGAGATGCAGGCTGTGTTTATAGAAATCAACAGAACTCCACTG CCTTCAGCAGCTAATGAGTTGAAGGACTTGAAGGATACGGCTATGAAAGATGATGATGGAGGCATTGCATATGGTAACTTCGATCCTGAAAAACATATTGATGCTCACTTGCCGGTTCAAGTTAATGAGCAAAGGTTTAGCAACCTTTTGCAATCACTTCTCGTGGGAGCATCATTGCTTGCCATGCCCATAATAAAGAAGATACCAACATCAGTGCTATGGGGATATTTTGCTTACATGGCCATTGACAGCCTCCCTGGGAACCAATTCTGGGAAAGAATCTTGCTGCTTTTCGTTACCCCTAGTCGATGTCATAA GATATTGGAAGCTCCCCATGCTTCATTTGTAGAGAATGTGCCCTTTAGGCATATTTCAATGTTTACGCTTTTCCAATTAGCATACCTTCTGATTTGTTTTGGAGTGACATGGATACCGGTTGCTGGGATATTGTTCCCCTTGCCATTCTTCCTACTTATAAGCATACGTCAGCATATCCTTCCTAAGCTGTTCCACCCATTTTACCTTCATGAGCTGGATGCGGCTGAGTATGAGGAAATCGAGGGAGCTCCAAGACGCAGTGGTGCAGTCTCATTCAAG GAACGAAATGGTTCGGTTGATGGTATAGATTTAAGTTTATGTGATTCTGAGATACTGGACGAGCTGAGCACCAGGAGAGGAGAGTTGAAGCTTATATCGAAAAGCTTCGGTGATGATAAGATTTTTCAG GTGCATCCTGGCGAGGATTCGGAAGGCGGTCTTTGA
- the LOC118048032 gene encoding uncharacterized protein, which yields MLGFESMEGPEVQQIELGRSPESHSDSDPLLPNQADSEPSSIQEISILNDDNIENGSVPCCRICLETDCEAGDELISPCMCKGTQQFVHRSCLDHWRSVKEGFAFSHCTTCKAQFHLRVALFEDNSWRKMKFRLFVTRDVVIVFLAVQTVIAAIGGFAYLMDKDGTFRNSFSDGWDRILSKHPIPFYYCIGVLAFFVLLGFFGLILHCSSFNSNDPRMTGCQNCCYGWGILDCFPASMEACFALVVVFVIIFAILGIAYGFLAATMAVQKIWQRHYHILTKRELTKEYIVEDLHGSYTPAKLDSEHEECLKILKLL from the exons ATGCTAGGGTTTGAGTCAATGGAAGGGCCTGAAGTGCAGCAAATAGAATTGGGGAGGAGCCCAGAGAGTCACAGTGATTCTGATCCTCTGCTACCGAACCAGGCTGATAGCGAACCAAGTTCCATTCAAGAAATTAGTATTCTTAACGATGATAATATTGAAAACGGTTCTGTTCCTTGCTGTCGTATCTGTCTCGAAACCGATTGCGAAGCAG gtgATGAATTGATATCTCCATGCATGTGCAAAGGTACCCAGCAGTTTGTTCATCGTTCATGCCTTGATCATTGGCGCTCAGTTAAG GAAGGATTTGCTTTCTCTCATTGTACAACTTGTAAAGCTCAATTTCATCTCCGAGTTGCTTTGTTCGAGGACAACTCTTGGCGCAAAATGAAATTCAGACTTTTTGTTACAAGGGATGTTGTCATTGTATTTTTGGCTGTGCAAACT GTCATCGCAGCAATAGGTGGTTTTGCATACCTTATGGACAAAGATGGGACCTTTAGGAATTCATTCAGTGATGGATGGGATCGTATATTGTCCAAGCATCCCATACCATTTTATTATTGCATAG GAGTACTGGCTTTCTTTGTGCTTCTTGGGTTTTTTGGCCTCATACTACATTGTTCCTCCTTCAATAGTAATGATCCTAGGATGACTGGCTGCCAGAACTGCTGTTATGGATGGGGAATTTTGGACTGTTTCCCTGCTTCCATGGAGGCGTGCTTTGCACTGGTTGTAGTTTTTGTCATCATCTTTGCCATTCTTGGAATTGCTTATGGCTTCCTTGCTGCCACCATGGCCGTTCAAAAAATTTGGCAGAGACACTACCACATCCTCACTAAGAGGGAGCTTACAAAG GAGTACATAGTGGAGGATCTACATGGCTCTTACACTCCAGCGAAATTGGATTCTGAACATGAAGAATGTCTGAAAATACTAAAGCTTTTATAA